Proteins found in one Bordetella genomosp. 9 genomic segment:
- a CDS encoding LemA family protein: MEIRQTFIPHWRVLAALLLTSLLAGCGVNTIPTLDEQVKAAWAQVENQYQRRADLIPNLVETVKGYAKQEQDTLTAVVEARAKATSIQVDASTVDDPQKLQQYDQAQQQLGSALGRLLVVSERYPDLKSNQNFLALQSQLEGTENRIAVARRDYIAAVERYNTEIRTFPGRLWHMVMYRDLPLRETFKASAPQADQAPKVKF; this comes from the coding sequence ATGGAAATCCGGCAAACCTTTATTCCGCATTGGCGCGTGCTGGCGGCGCTGCTGCTGACGTCGCTGCTGGCCGGCTGCGGCGTAAACACCATCCCCACCCTGGACGAGCAGGTCAAGGCCGCCTGGGCGCAGGTGGAAAACCAGTATCAGCGGCGTGCCGACCTGATCCCCAACCTGGTCGAAACCGTCAAGGGCTATGCCAAGCAGGAGCAGGACACCTTGACCGCGGTGGTTGAAGCCCGCGCCAAGGCGACGTCCATCCAGGTGGACGCCAGTACCGTGGACGATCCGCAGAAGCTGCAGCAGTACGACCAGGCGCAGCAGCAGCTGGGCAGCGCGCTGGGCCGCCTGCTGGTGGTGTCGGAACGCTATCCGGACCTGAAGTCCAACCAGAATTTCCTGGCGCTGCAGTCGCAGCTGGAAGGCACCGAAAACCGCATCGCGGTGGCGCGGCGCGACTATATCGCCGCCGTCGAGCGCTACAACACCGAGATCCGTACCTTCCCTGGCCGCCTGTGGCATATGGTCATGTACCGGGATCTGCCGCTGCGCGAAACGTTCAAGGCCAGCGCGCCGCAGGCCGACCAGGCGCCCAAGGTCAAGTTCTGA
- a CDS encoding TPM domain-containing protein: MIKSVLLRGVACWLVATAALAAGAQPASTATPAKPAAGAAAPASPSTDAAAPTAPPAPAPAPGPAPAPAPSSTGDGGTASAPAGATAPALIGRVVDNAGLLNPATSTRLTDMLAAHEKSTGQQVVVVTIPSLRGVSIEDFGYQLGRRWGIGEKGKDNGALLIVARDDRKVRIEVGYGLEGTLTDAASSAIINQIIIPAFRQGDFNKGILDGTTAMLKVLSGDPDAAPVQQVVAERDGPTSIPVFIILLFIVIVVISRMGGGVGGRRRGGVLPGAILGGIAGSRGSSGGFGGGGGFGGGGGFGGGGGFSGGGGSFGGGGASGNW, translated from the coding sequence ATGATCAAAAGCGTGCTGCTGCGTGGCGTGGCGTGCTGGCTGGTGGCGACGGCGGCGCTGGCGGCGGGCGCCCAGCCCGCGTCCACGGCGACGCCGGCCAAGCCCGCTGCGGGCGCCGCCGCGCCGGCATCGCCTTCGACGGATGCCGCCGCACCGACGGCGCCGCCCGCACCCGCACCCGCACCCGGACCCGCGCCCGCGCCTGCACCGTCTTCCACGGGCGACGGCGGCACGGCTTCCGCACCGGCCGGCGCCACGGCGCCGGCGCTGATCGGCAGGGTGGTGGACAATGCCGGGCTGCTGAATCCGGCCACCAGCACGCGCCTGACCGACATGCTGGCCGCGCATGAGAAATCCACGGGCCAGCAGGTCGTCGTCGTGACGATCCCCAGCCTGCGCGGGGTTTCCATCGAGGACTTCGGCTACCAGCTGGGCCGGCGCTGGGGCATAGGCGAAAAAGGCAAGGACAACGGCGCGCTGCTGATCGTCGCGCGCGACGACCGCAAGGTGCGCATCGAAGTCGGCTACGGCCTGGAAGGCACGCTGACTGATGCGGCGTCTTCCGCCATCATCAACCAGATCATCATCCCGGCTTTCCGGCAGGGCGACTTCAACAAAGGCATCCTGGACGGCACCACCGCCATGCTGAAGGTCCTCAGCGGCGATCCCGATGCCGCGCCGGTACAGCAGGTGGTGGCGGAGCGCGACGGGCCGACGTCCATCCCGGTCTTCATCATCCTGCTGTTCATCGTCATCGTCGTGATCTCGCGCATGGGTGGCGGGGTGGGCGGCAGGCGCCGGGGTGGCGTGCTGCCAGGCGCCATCCTGGGCGGCATCGCCGGCAGCCGCGGCTCTTCGGGCGGCTTCGGCGGAGGCGGCGGCTTCGGCGGAGGCGGCGGCTTCGGCGGCGGGGGTGGTTTCTCGGGTGGCGGGGGCAGTTTCGGCGGCGGCGGCGCGTCGGGCAATTGGTAG
- a CDS encoding TPM domain-containing protein, with translation MTLLSETELQRVAQTIARVERDTDAEIVTVLAERADDYAYIPLLWASLIALVLPGILNYGIVALGPHELLFTQWAVFVVLALLFRVPAITTRLIPHHVRRWRASNLARRQFLEQNLHHTLGETGMLIFVSEAERHVEILVDRGITALLPDTTWEPIIAEFTRQVRQGQTIQGFVGCIESCGALLARHLPSTSQRDELPNRLVVLR, from the coding sequence ATGACACTGCTGAGTGAAACCGAACTGCAGCGGGTGGCGCAGACCATCGCCCGCGTCGAGCGCGACACCGACGCGGAGATTGTCACGGTGCTGGCCGAGCGCGCCGATGACTACGCCTATATCCCCTTGCTCTGGGCCAGCCTGATCGCGCTGGTGCTGCCGGGCATCCTGAACTACGGCATCGTGGCCCTGGGTCCGCACGAGCTGCTGTTCACGCAATGGGCGGTGTTCGTGGTCCTGGCGCTGCTGTTTCGCGTGCCGGCCATCACGACGCGCCTGATCCCGCACCACGTCAGGCGCTGGCGCGCGTCCAACCTGGCGCGGCGCCAGTTCCTGGAGCAGAACCTGCACCATACGCTGGGAGAGACCGGCATGCTGATCTTCGTATCGGAAGCCGAGCGCCACGTGGAGATCCTGGTGGATCGCGGCATCACCGCGCTGCTTCCCGATACCACCTGGGAACCCATCATCGCCGAGTTCACGCGTCAGGTCCGCCAGGGCCAGACCATACAGGGTTTCGTGGGCTGCATCGAAAGCTGCGGCGCGCTGCTCGCGCGCCATTTGCCCAGTACGTCGCAACGCGACGAACTGCCCAACCGCCTGGTGGTGCTGCGCTAG